A genomic window from Nicotiana sylvestris chromosome 11, ASM39365v2, whole genome shotgun sequence includes:
- the LOC104229770 gene encoding large ribosomal subunit protein eL30-like has translation MVAAKKTKKTHESINNRLALVMKSGKYTLGYKTVLKTLRNSKGKLIIIANNCPPLRKSEIEYYAMLAKVGVHHYNGNNVDLGTACGKYFRVCCLSIIDPGDSDIIKSMPDDK, from the exons ATGGTTGCCGCCAAGAAAACT AAGAAGACTCATGAAAGCATTAACAATAGGCTGGCTCTTGTTATGAAGAGCGGCAAATACACCTTGGGTTATAAGACTGTTCTCAAGACCCTAAGAAACTCCAAAG GAAAGCTTATCATCATTGCCAACAACTGCCCTCCACTCAGGAAGTCTGAGATAGAGTACTATGCTATGTTGGCTAAGGTTGGAGTTCACCACTACAATGGAA ACAATGTAGATTTGGGAACGGCTTGTGGTAAATATTTCAGGGTCTGTTGCCTGAGCATCATTGACCCAG gTGATTCTGACATCATTAAGAGCATGCCCGATGACAAGTGA